AAAACTTATAGTATTGGAGCTCATTTGAATGTGGTAGATTTCAATAAATGGTGATAGTTTTATTCGAGATTTACCCATTAAGAACTCTTTTAACATCACATTCACCAGCTTCCCGGCAGGACCAGCAAATGTAAAGGCCTGGCTAGATCTTGCATCCGTTGTAAAAATTGCTCCCTCGTAGACAGCTCAAAAAAGATGGTTGGTAAACTGAAATTTTGTGCCGTGTTGAACATAACACAGGAGTtgtaacaaaattaattacGGTGGTGCTTTAGGCAGAATTATTTGGATAACAAATTATTAGATGTATCTGAAATTTCATCgggtaaaaataaaataaaaatactgcAGCATACAGTGCGATGGAAAAGAAATCGCATTATTACTTCAGGTTTAGGGTTTTTTCATACAATTTTGGAGCAAAAAACTGTGACCCTCTTCATATTAAATGAGAGGAATAGTGAGCAGAAAAAACACAAACATGCTGAATAATATCGAACGGAAAGTATGATCCTAAAGAGTTTGCTCATTAGAGATTATAAATTACGGGCAGCCGCAATTCAAAAGCCAAACAAATGGGTACCCATTATGCTATTTGAATTTTGAGGTTTAATTTACTCCATCCAAATTATATGTCAAGCAAAAGCCTGCGAGGATCCTCCACGATATCTTTGATGCGCCGCAGAAAGAACACTGCCTCTCTTCCATCAATAATTCTATGGTCATAAGTTAGAGCAACGTACATCAATGGTCTTGGGACAATATTTCCTCCAACAACCGTAGGACGGCTCACTATGGAATGCATACCCAAGATTGCCGACTGCCACAAAAACAATAGCTGCATGAGTTTTCtttctaaataattattcaGTTTATTATACAACTTGTTAACAATTATTTGCATcattaaaaacattaacaaaatttaactaGTAACTACTGGCAGTAATTTAGCTTGATATTTTGAATTACAATGATCTTTTTGTGAAACAAACAGAACTATGGTGAATTAGTGGGTTACAAATAATGaccattttcataaaattgcAAACAATGCCTGAAGCTACCAATATGATAGAAGGAAAGTAATTAGCACTGTCACATCAACAAAGAAACAACTTCAAATATATATCAAAGAATGTCATACcgagttaaagaaaaaaatatatgtaatgaATTTTATCCTGTTTGAACTTCCAAACCTGAGGGGGGTTGATAATAGGAGTACTCAAAAGGCTTCCATAAACACCACCGTTGGATATTGTAAGAGTGCCTCCAGCCATCTCATCAATTGATAAACTTCCATCATTTGCCTTCTTAGCAAAAGCATTGATTTGCTTTTCTATATCGGCAAAGTTCAAGGTATCTGCATTGCGGATAACAGGAACAACAAGGCCCTGGGATGGAATTGAGGGGGTCAATAATTGTTCAAACACATGCGCGTTGATAATTTTCATAGCCAGGCAAAAAATGCAAACTTAACAATATATACTAACTACTTGGTAATTAGCTCCATAGCCATGACAAAAGTTGACACAAGTTTATGGAAAATAGCAAAGTTTCGTCAAGAGAAAGCATAATGATTGATTGATAGATTTCTCTACATAAACAAAGTAAATGAGAAAAGCTAAAGGTGTGGCTGGTAAAAACCTTCGGGGTACCAACAGCTATGCTGATATCTATATAATCTCTGTATATAATATCATCCCCATCAATGACTGCATTGACAATTGGTTGATGTTGGAGTGCATTCACAGCAGCCTAACATGTAGACCATACAAAGTATGAggaaataaaaaggataaagCCAAGCTAGTGTATACTTCTGTAAATAGAAAACATACTTTGACAAAGCCCGACATAAGCCCCAACTTGACTCCGTGTTTCTCAACAAAAGCATCCTTATAATCAGAACGGAGCTTCATCAAATTAGTCCTATCATCAAGAGCAGAGCAATAAGggaaagaatgaaaaaagtaATCTACTATATAAGGACAAGACAGGAAACTCAACATCAAGAATTGCCAACTAAATACATGGAATCCACCAGTTACACATTATAACTAAATTACATCCTCCCCTGATGTTATCACAGAAACTAACAAAGTGGCATAATGTAATATTACATGCATAGATGAGAAAAAAGTGAAACATATATCCCAGAAGGGAAAACGGTTTCAACCCCAATGCATATGTGTGTTAATTCATGCCCTATCttctaaagaaaaataaaaataaaaaaaacaaacaaaccaaGTGCGCAAGTAAAATTTAAGAGAACACAAATTTGTTGATCTCAATAAGAACAAGAAAAATTACAGAAATGCCACGACTTCCCAGTGTATCATATCAGAGCTTCTCATGTGGGTTGAGGGCTTCATTAATTTATAAGACAGTGTTCCATTAGATCCATGACCCAATAATGTATAATACTGAATGTTTATGCATACGTGGTTGAAAACATACAACTTAAGCAATAACCATAGCTTTTGCTATACTTTAAAAatcaacaaaacatacatatcAACTTCATTGAAGGTTGTGAGCATAGCAAACGTGTTCTGGGAATCTTTCAGCCGTGTAGCAACTCGTTTCCGAAGCCTTGTCATAGGAACCTTTGATAACAAAGAAAGACATCAAAAGAACGTTCACGCTTGCTAAATATAATTCAGGTAGGACAAAAAACTCAATGACTCACCcgtctttctctttctttgggAGGAAGTTGGGGTTCAGTGGGAGAACTCAATGTAGCAGGGGGTGGTTTGGGCTTCTCTTTAGCAGGTTGAGCTTCAACTTTTGGAGCTTTCTTCTCCTCACTAACCTTTTGAGTTGGCTGAGGAGCTGCTTTCTCAGATGTAGTCTCAGATGGAGCAACATGAGTTGCGTCAGCAGACCTTGAAATGATTGCTATCTTGTTACCTGGCTCAACAGTATCTCCTTCATTGGCTAGAAACTGCAAATCATTAAATATATCACAACCCAAATTAAATACAAGTAATAACTTCTATCATTCTCGAGTGGTAGGACAAGAGTAAAAACAATTTAGGCAATGAAATGTACCTTCAGAATGACACCTGACTCCGGACTTGAAACATCAATTGTCACCTAATCAAGGAATATGAACAACATACAGCATTAAATATTCTGAAAATGAAGATCAGATCCGCTTATAACCATCAGAATCCTTCACAAATATTTGATTGTTACAATATGGCACCTTATCTGTTTCAATTTGAGCAATTGGCTCATCAGCATTAACCCTGTCACCAGGCCCTGCATccatttatcaaataaaaacatgatGGTCACTCACCAgtaattcttaaaaaaacaattaaaatagatggaataaaaaaaatatgaggaTCAACATACTCTTCAAAAAATTTGCCAGAGTTCCATCAGAGATAGATTCAGCTAGAGGAGGGACCACAACATCAACCGTATCTCCTgtattacaaatataaataacagTAACCATCATAACAGTATTAGCCATCAAAAGCCAGAATAAAACAGGTTAGTTAAACAGCCTAAATGCCATATAAATGAATGGCATTGATAATCAACTCTTATTTCTTTGGTCCTAGATACTAGACACacaaataaagtgaaaaatGGAATTAAGAACACTCACCAAATTCCTACACATAAGTTCCATTTACATAATACACAAAAAATAGACAAGAAAGTTTCAATTATAATATGTAGCCCGTGTAAGACTACAAAATCATGATGAAAATTACGAAATCAATAGACTGATTGTTACTCATTCTAACTGTACTAAATCTTATTAGATGTTCCATgttttcaaacaaatataagaaaaaaatgtcagAATAATTACATCTATGTATCATCATTAAGCCTAAGTAGGACGTAGCATGTTAGACAATCTATTAGCTGTACCTATATACCTAGTTCGGCACCTAGGTGTCTAGTGCAGTCCCTTAATTTTCCATGTACTCTTGAATTAGttattcattataaatagaagattatgagaggagTCTCTCAAGcccttcaaaatatatttctctGTTTTTAATCTTAAGTATATATTCTATATTCCTTTATAAAGATAGATGCAATGCATTTTAGTAACCCCAGAATGTCTCCTTTTTCAACAAACTTTCTAAGagttcaatatattataaaatgcaTTAGATATGTGGAGTCATGCTTTACGAAAGGAAGAAACTTGAACCACAGAAGAATATGCATGTCAATATCTCACCACTGTCTGAAGAAAATGGACGCCCCCAGGTTCGAACAGCTGCTGACCTTGGATGAAAAACCACACTACATAACAAAAACACAATATCAAAACAGTATCACTCTGGATCAGAAACTGTATAATCTTTCCATTCCATAGACTCGTTAATTAATGATTTGTCATCATAGCACCCACCACACTCCATGTGAAAAGATTATCATCAGAATTAGATTGACTACAAATGAAACGAAACAAGAATACACAAAATGCAACTGAGTTAGAAATATTCAATTTCAACTTATCCCTCTGGAACATTCAATGCCCTTAGAACACCACTAAATTTAAGTTCTTGGTATTTTACATGAGGATGACAACTTTATATGAATTTTTCGTACACAATCTATTCATTGGCAGCAACACACAAGAAAAGGTGTGAATTTTGCAaccaaacaaaactgaaaaaagGCAAGAAATATTAGTACAGCTAAAAGTGAGGATTCAATTCGATAGGGCactgaaaataatttcatatttttcctttttttcttacaatattttaattaccaattcatttttttctcctaAAAAGCCTGGAGATAGAAAACCTTTCTacattacattatttttctccaaactatttgttgtttttgagaaaatttaaagCTTCCAAATCTAATTCTAACATTTGAAAAACTGGTTCGAGAGATTGATTTTATGTATACAGTTTCAGCTAATTTTAAGTATATGTTAACTACAACAAACACGTTTTCAGATGAACTTATTATTTTCAACGAAATACCAAAATGCTTGACCATTTATACAATCTCATCTTCCAATTTCTAACCCAAACTTTTCTaccaaaactaaataaaattccAATGCAATACTAGAATAAAGCCTGGGACTGACTATCAGCGTGATGTCACTAACCTCATAGCTTTAGAATTAATCCCGCATCCTGCAACAACAAAACTAATGacttaaattgaaaaatagaagaaatcattcaactaattaagacaGTAGCctctaaattatttaaaaagtaaaatgcaACCATAATTACCAGGTGTTATATTACAAAAGTTCCTTACAAATCCACATCCGCCTGAATGAAACGCAATCTgtcaaacataataaaaaatagttgtaAGAAACTTTAAAGAAtatgaataaaaagtaaattataggATCTAACCCCTTACAATAAAGAAGGCCACAATTAACAATGAGAACAAATAATGGGGTAATCAATCATCACCTGTATGAAGGGTATACTGCCATGGAATGATGAATGACGAAAGCATGTTCGTTAACAGTTACAAAAATTCCACAAATAGAAGAGTGCACAAAATACTCTAGGTAATAACATCATCCAAACTGTCCTAATAAATTTACATAGTACAGTCTGAAACTAAACTGGCAGTCTCTTGTAAGTGGCAAACTTTGCTGATAGAGTtgaataaaataactaaatccCTACCCTATCACACTGAATTTGAACTGTCATCTGATAatccaaacaaatttttaacaaaattcaaaCAACACACGATAAAAGACTATAAACAGAAATTATTATGTTTCAAACTGATGAAAAATCCATGAGCCATAAATGTaggaaacattaaatatattttcaacaaaagaaaggttagaaaatgaaataaaatgcaACAGAGTTCTTTTATCAAAATCCATTACAACCACTAATTTCACATTCTATAGTGAAGGTTGCATACATTAAACACATATCCCAAAGAATTAATATGTTTAGTTTCAAGAAATATAGAAATGTAAGCCTTTAGACCCTAAAAAACCAGTTGTATCTTTGTGGTTCATTATATATAGAAACAGGGTTCAGGCATGACACCGAGGACGAAAAGGATGTGATCTTATTTTGATGAGCTAAAAACGAACATTGCCTTCTTTGAGGGAACAAACAGCATGCTTGACCCAtcacaaaaataacatttaagtaATCATCAGTACCTTATGCAAAGATGAGAAAAACATATTAACAGATTAggaagcaaaaagaaaaaaagtaagacAAACACCTCTTTTTCAACAGTGGAAGAAACTCTAGCAGAAGCAGAAAGGCCAGACCGAATTTTCTGAGCTGACTGACCTAGAAGCTGAAACAATTGCAAGATACGTATTAGGATTTGCTTAAACTCAAGCTTCAATCTATGGATCAACACAAACACATTCAAACTGAAAATTCATCAAAAAGTGTCTAGAGAAATAGAGCTCTTACCCAAGGAGACGGGCTGCCAGAAGCAACCCTTCGCCTTACTACACCAAACATGATTACTCTATTAAAAATCTCTTCTTTTCCCTCCGGAATTCAAACCTAAATtgacaaatatcaaattcaacaatacaaaaataattagagTGAACTGAAAATACATGCATCCATAAAATCTCGAATAAACAGTAGATTGAACGTTCTAGATTCAGATTTGAGAAATTGCGGGTGAGTAATAAGAGAAATGCTAATTTTGGAAACAAAGAAATGGAAAACACAAAGCGAAAGATTGAAGAAGAGAGAATGAAAAGTGTCGAACCTGAACGCGAAACGCAGAAGGAAAGGTAGGGTTGACGATGTAGAGGAGAGGAGATCGCCGCCAGCagttctgaaaaaaaaaatattctagtGTCCTCTCTCTATAATcctctatattttatttcttatttcttataaCAAATTTCACTAATTCCTCCTTATTCTCCTTGAAAATTGAGAATTTATGAGTttgtcaaatattatttttcttatataatatgctattaattaaattgtgtATTATTCTTATGTCTTAAAAGTGAGATACATaaagttaaagtttattttaaattatattttttaaaacgaAAGTAACCAATTTGACCAgtagatttaaaatttgaaaggtTTATAAAATGAAGCAATccaagaataaaaaatagaaaaatttgtaTGATCCGAAACTATATGTCCTAATTGTCTTATAATGTTGAGTTGCTTCAAATTTACAATCTCAAGCCTGCCTACCttattaaacttaaaagttatttgtaaatatgtatttattacaTAAGATATGtacatataaataataagttttataatgtagtaatatataatatttctctttttgtatacatattttatattcattttatgattaattatattttaagattataaaaatcatgaatataaaatattcatttaataaaaataattccacacatttatttttatatattatatattaagtatatcaaacaaaataataatatatttaaaaaaataaaatattaatataaattttaatttttaatttattaaaatgagataTCATAACACCAAAAATTGGACAAACAttttacatgtattttttttttttacattttactaGTAAAAATACATAcgtaataaatacaaataaattcttctaagtattattaaaataaaatcttttattaagtttataagagaaaattttaaaaataattataattataaaaaatagttatacaatctaaagtataaaataatttatattaaatacgGTAAATTAAGTAGCAGAATATATACACTAAACAATGGCTGTTAAAAAACCATTCTTTGTATTAATAGTtatagataatattaaaaatatatatttaattactgtgagttttaaaaaataaattaaaaaccaatGTTTTTATGGGTTTATTGATTATTCttaaaatcttataatataCTAGTTTTGTTGGTGTTTCTGTTTGTAATTTGctttgaaaagtaaataaagcctctgaattttgaaatttgttgtgGATTTTTTTAAGGGTGTGTTTACTTGGGGTTGATTgcgggagatgatttgggggagagtgattgaatggatttgaggagatttgagggtaaatttttttgtgtttatttgagtggatttgaaggtgattgagagtggatttaggagtaaagtttgtgagaattagtgtaagatgtgattgatgtgacagttttaaaaaatttgaggaattggttgaaattaaagattaccaaaaagCCCTTAGGTATTAAGgagatataaaatgatatttgtttatgttatatttagttgtaaaaatgtttttgaagaggaaaaattggaaaataattattaaaaaatttttataaaaattaattcaattataatttagtaaaatgaaatattattaaaatgtagtTGGAAAATTTTTAAATGTGCACAGTACCTTCCAGCTTTCGAATACTAACTCAACATGCAACGTACGAGTTggaaaatttttaaatgttgGAGGCACATGAGTAATTATGCAAGGTATCCCTCCAAATCTTCTCAACTTTGCATGTGACCAAAAACAGCGACATCCCGCAATTCAATCGCGTTTCTTCTTCGCAAACTCCATCAAGTGAACACGATTTTCGTTCCTTTTCATCGCTCGCTAAACCTCATAAACAGTAAATTACTGCGAAGTGAACACACCCTAAGGAAGAGggaatataataaaatctaaaaagtcattCAATCGAAAATATTTCTTAAGATGTAAAGGTTAGATTgtttatgataaatttaatgGGAAATGGACCATCTTAGAGAAAtttgatttaagaaaaaaaaaacacataaatattGAATccatttgataaaaaatattttatgttctCGTTTactaataatttcaaaaatattactCTATCTTAAGCTTCCGTGTACGAAATAATGCGAtgataaagaaatattattttgaataatttccTTAAATGTTTTTGGTCATCAAACATTTCCTTAAATTAAATATACCTCtgttaatatattattcaacAGACATAAAGTTGTccagaatttaaaaaaaaaaaaagtaaaaggcATTAGGTGATTTGGAATCATTATGATGTTGTTGACTTgctattattttataaagtaaaaaatgaacTACGTATTGATAGAAACTTATACAAAGCATAGTCTACAAAACATAAAGGGACCCTCTGTCGCAAACATTATCCCAATCCGAAGCACCAGAGAGACGGAACAGAGTGAAACAAGAGTAAGCAATTAACTGAACAAGTCAAGCTTCTCCATGAGGTGCCTCCAGCTCCAATCTTCACTGCTTCTTCCCTTTCACGCAAAACTCAAACACCAGTTATATAATGTAAGCCACACCTCCAAACTATTTTGCCTTTCTACCCACCAACCTCCATGTTTTCTGCACTTATCTTCATCAACTCCATTAAGTACCAAGGCGCTCCCACATTTAATGGTGGTTGCCCCAGCAGAATCCGGTGACCTATCATCCTTGCTCCCGATAAGgttatgctttctttttccttcacaGCACATAGAAAAACTGACAAAATGAATGGAAGTCTAGCagttaactaattttttttttatacattgcAGTGGCGTGCTTCTATCAATGTACTTCGTCGCGAATTTTGTCGTCCCGGGTTTCCTTGCCAACTCTTTCTCAAAGGATGAATCAAACGAAAATCAGAAGGTTgatgaggaagatgaagatgaagaagaagaagaagaagaagatgaggaagaagatgaataaaCAGGGGTATAGTGGTTAGTGGGCAAGGGGAGGTCAAGGAGGAAGTAACAGGATTACTTTAAAAGTGAGAACTAACCTCAGAATGCTTTGAACCACTAGTGCATGATTGTATCATATCAATGGACTACTGCATGATTGTATCATAGTGTATTTTGGTGTAGTTTTTGTTCACATATGGATGATAAAAACATCTCAAAAGTCATTTGTTCTCCATTAACAAACAtggtattattattaattagctATTCTAGAATTGGCTGagatttaataatataagttcCTAATGCTAAAGAAGTTTACCCTCAATGATTATGTTTCTTTTAGTACCgaaaattaatgtaaaagttGTATTATTCATGAACAATCTTTTATGAcaattttcttccttttgatCTCTCTATcacattaaaaattttattttactcactcttttttctttgctactttaacaatatttatttacagATACAATTTCTTAAACATAAAATCgtaatatttgtattaatagATCATTTTCTATCAGACAAAGACTAAATTAGGCAACCAGTCAGGCATAACCGTGTTCTTACAAAGAGTTGTGAAGCCTGAGGAATATCTCAAAGATTATTCCAAATTACACGTGTAGGCAGGcagagataaataaaattatatttactaaaGCCAAAAAGACTTATCTTCAATTCCCTTAATTAAAAGGAATGAAGTATTAACAACCATGTATTtggaaaaagaataaagaaaatttaCAGTTATCTTCAGGGAGGGGGCACCCAAAAAATGTTGCGTATCCTCAATAAACAGTGAAGTGGAAATTTGCCTATGCAACCGTCCAACCAACATCGAGAGAAGATTTCTCAGAAGGGGATGGAGATCCAGACTTTGGAGGCTTCTTTGAAAACAAAGATGACTTGCTATCAAAGAAACTTGAGAATGATTGCCGACCAggtttttcttcatcatttaacTGATCTTTTGAGAGAGACTTCCTCAATAGTTTATCTTTGCCGGCAAAGATAAGTCTAAGCCTCTTCAACGGGCTCTTTGGTTCATCAGTAACCATAGTTGATTCTTCTGTCTGCTTAATCATCTTTAGTGCTTCTTCAGGATTTAATAACATTCTCTCCACTGTTTCATATGCCTACGCAGCAACGTAACCATTAAGTTCCCTATTGAATGTATTAGCAAGTAGTTGCTGATAAAATCAACTACCAACAGTTTTGTTATCAATTACATGTCCGAtggaataatttttttcttccccATGAGCTTACAGGTAGGGTTATCTTACCAACGAGCTTGCATGCTAAAAAAGGTAAACTATATAGTTCTGGAAGGTAGTATTCATAAGAGTTACAAGTCTCATGGAATGTGATAGTCTTGAAATGTTCCTTTTTCTTCAATActtaatacatttatttatttagtggACGACTGTTCAAATACGAGGATAAGGTAAGAATTTTCTCCAGTGGATTACGTTGACACATTGATCATGGATTTCTTTCAGGTATTAATCAATACAGAGAGATCTGAAGCTTCACATAGATTCCGAGAGATGCTATATTAAGCCACTTATTCTAAACTCACCTGGAAAAGATCATCAACTTTCTCGTGCAATTTGTTGCTTTGACAAGCGGCAATTATGTACTCCTTGCAGTCATAGAATAACTTCGAGAAGTCACTATTACTAGACAGCATAGGTTCAGCAATTGCAAATCCTAAACCAAGCTATATAATCAAAACCAAAGGTTGTGATTAGAAGGGTATAGAAATTGTATATAAGCATCAATACATATCAATCAAATTGAGACAACTTGTTAAGAGAACAAAGAACACGGTGAATTTCTATCAAGAAACTTTAAAAACTACAGGATTATTAGGAAATTCATCAATCGAGCAACATTTTGGAACATAATATTTTGTGATTTAAAATTTCTGAAATACTTAAAAGCTCAGAACAATTATATTTCTTTACAACAATTGGTGACATAAAGCaaatttttagtcctcataAAACTTTAATAGCCAATGCTACTGAAGTGTGTATGGCAAGGAGTTCTAAGTTTAATCAGACACGATGCCTACTGAAGTGTTTGTcttagattttctttta
This window of the Vigna angularis cultivar LongXiaoDou No.4 chromosome 7, ASM1680809v1, whole genome shotgun sequence genome carries:
- the LOC108338094 gene encoding dihydrolipoyllysine-residue succinyltransferase component of 2-oxoglutarate dehydrogenase complex 1, mitochondrial, with the translated sequence MFGVVRRRVASGSPSPWLLGQSAQKIRSGLSASARVSSTVEKEIAFHSGGCGFVRNFCNITPGCGINSKAMSVVFHPRSAAVRTWGRPFSSDSGDTVDVVVPPLAESISDGTLANFLKRPGDRVNADEPIAQIETDKVTIDVSSPESGVILKFLANEGDTVEPGNKIAIISRSADATHVAPSETTSEKAAPQPTQKVSEEKKAPKVEAQPAKEKPKPPPATLSSPTEPQLPPKERERRVPMTRLRKRVATRLKDSQNTFAMLTTFNEVDMTNLMKLRSDYKDAFVEKHGVKLGLMSGFVKAAVNALQHQPIVNAVIDGDDIIYRDYIDISIAVGTPKGLVVPVIRNADTLNFADIEKQINAFAKKANDGSLSIDEMAGGTLTISNGGVYGSLLSTPIINPPQSAILGMHSIVSRPTVVGGNIVPRPLMYVALTYDHRIIDGREAVFFLRRIKDIVEDPRRLLLDI
- the LOC108318861 gene encoding uncharacterized protein LOC108318861, coding for MRCLQLQSSLLLPFHAKLKHQLYNVSHTSKLFCLSTHQPPCFLHLSSSTPLSTKALPHLMVVAPAESGDLSSLLPISGVLLSMYFVANFVVPGFLANSFSKDESNENQKVDEEDEDEEEEEEEDEEEDE